In Sphingobacterium zeae, one genomic interval encodes:
- a CDS encoding SusC/RagA family TonB-linked outer membrane protein, which produces MNYPFFKKSLLKRSIKLLYPLLALSPAPVFALPTTNSPLLLSTKFAGVTGRVLDQDGKPVYGATILVKGSKAGVKTGEDGVFHINLPADNTVIVVSYVGYKVQEIDTKGKTNITIRLESNTSIDEVVVVGYGTKKRREVLGAVASVDPKEIQDIPAANIAAALRDRVAGLGVSESSGRPGAAVTLNVRNAFASDQAKLQGVTNEPLYVIDGIISSSDVFENLDASMVENISILKDASAAIYGASGAKGVILVTTKRGQVGKTQLTYNGYLGISDATVKPKMLSAYQHAKLLNETYALNNAQPTDFFSDEDLAYLKTNPYKSWYDELWKPSKMERHNLSISGGSEKITFFAGGSYQKEDGNYAGMSQQKYSFRSGFNTQIIDGLKADVAFNVNNTKTNSQNSLSDDRDQNFYQTLITTPQWVPIQIDGLPVNFSNINANSNTNPLAIINSGYYQKRSNANYSINASLNYAPEYLKGFSARVQISNSGTSSSGQEYLPAYDLYEFVRTGNNNKLYTNTVDKVFRMDGSKTRILPSLGKGNSYQGNIVLQYGNTFGKHSLDLMVGAEQSASNAEGLSAYWTNQQLLNLDEYWAFDQSTFTRSDRSITEAVKRSFFGRLNYDYKKKYLLEVITRVDASSNFAKGNIWGVFPTVATGWVVSDEEFFKDLNYISYLKLRANYGLVGEDRVLARLWQERFSVDLVNTGYLYGETPVASLNPTIIANPDISWEKHRTFNFGIESRWFDNKLSFGFEYYLRNSYDVFDKGNDENFPMYAGFKAPVVNYQKRRGWGTEFSLGYQNTFSNGFKLSTNMNFGYSASYTTQMYFNKFQLWDFSYPDWKVEMGTDSRKYNSSNYGLIYQDMLRTQQEVDNFLAKNPNYTIDGKVPQVGWTVYEDTNGDGKITEKDLTTMFDNTSPVFSTGITVGLAYKSFSLNTNFRAVFGGKVFYESQAMTAPTAFVNVPSFWEDHWSLENPNGKFPRYDDAAMMKKWNSTFWAEDGTTIRINNMVFNWSVPKTFTDKINVRSLKLMLSGNNLWTIVAPFKHRDPYSSSLYNYPTIRTISFGLNFGI; this is translated from the coding sequence ATGAATTATCCATTTTTCAAAAAATCTTTGCTAAAGCGGAGTATCAAGCTTCTTTACCCCCTGCTTGCGCTCTCGCCAGCCCCGGTTTTTGCATTACCAACAACAAATTCGCCACTTTTACTATCCACAAAATTTGCCGGTGTAACCGGCCGTGTACTTGATCAAGACGGCAAGCCTGTCTACGGCGCAACTATTCTGGTCAAAGGCAGCAAAGCCGGCGTAAAAACAGGTGAAGATGGCGTGTTCCATATTAACCTTCCTGCAGACAATACAGTTATTGTTGTGAGCTATGTGGGTTATAAAGTACAAGAAATAGACACGAAGGGCAAAACCAATATCACAATCCGACTCGAATCCAATACCAGCATAGATGAAGTTGTCGTGGTCGGATACGGTACAAAAAAACGACGCGAAGTCTTGGGGGCCGTGGCCTCTGTCGACCCAAAAGAAATCCAGGACATTCCGGCAGCCAACATTGCCGCAGCCTTACGCGACCGCGTTGCAGGATTGGGCGTAAGTGAGTCTTCGGGCAGGCCAGGCGCAGCAGTTACCCTCAATGTTCGTAATGCTTTCGCCTCAGACCAAGCCAAGTTGCAGGGTGTAACCAATGAGCCACTGTATGTTATTGACGGTATTATTTCATCATCCGATGTCTTTGAAAACCTAGATGCATCCATGGTAGAAAACATTTCGATTCTTAAAGACGCATCGGCAGCCATTTATGGTGCCTCCGGAGCAAAGGGGGTTATCCTCGTCACCACCAAGAGAGGGCAGGTAGGAAAGACACAGCTCACCTACAACGGTTACCTCGGTATCTCAGACGCTACCGTAAAGCCAAAAATGCTTTCAGCCTATCAACACGCCAAATTATTGAACGAAACCTACGCACTCAATAATGCCCAACCCACAGATTTCTTCTCGGATGAAGACTTAGCTTATTTAAAAACAAATCCGTATAAAAGCTGGTATGACGAACTTTGGAAACCCTCTAAAATGGAACGCCATAACCTATCCATTTCCGGCGGAAGTGAAAAGATAACCTTCTTTGCAGGCGGAAGCTATCAAAAAGAAGACGGTAACTATGCAGGTATGAGCCAACAGAAATACTCCTTCCGATCCGGCTTCAATACACAAATTATTGATGGTTTAAAAGCTGATGTTGCGTTTAATGTAAACAATACAAAGACCAATAGCCAAAATAGCCTATCCGACGACCGCGATCAAAACTTCTATCAAACCCTGATTACGACGCCGCAATGGGTACCCATACAGATCGATGGCCTACCGGTAAACTTCAGTAACATCAATGCCAATAGCAATACCAATCCACTGGCAATTATCAACTCAGGCTATTACCAAAAACGCAGTAACGCTAATTATAGCATTAACGCCTCCCTAAACTATGCGCCAGAATACCTCAAAGGATTCAGTGCCCGCGTACAGATCTCCAATTCGGGAACATCTTCCAGTGGCCAAGAATACCTCCCAGCTTACGATCTATACGAGTTTGTACGCACAGGCAACAACAATAAGCTCTACACCAACACCGTAGACAAAGTGTTTCGTATGGATGGTAGCAAGACAAGGATTTTACCATCCTTGGGCAAAGGAAATAGTTACCAGGGAAATATCGTATTACAATATGGAAATACATTTGGAAAGCATAGCCTTGATCTCATGGTAGGTGCAGAACAGTCGGCTTCCAATGCAGAAGGATTATCCGCTTACTGGACCAATCAACAGCTGCTAAATTTAGATGAATATTGGGCATTCGACCAATCGACTTTCACGCGGTCCGACCGTTCAATCACCGAAGCCGTCAAACGATCCTTCTTTGGACGGCTCAATTACGATTACAAGAAAAAGTATCTGCTTGAAGTGATTACCCGTGTCGATGCCTCCTCCAATTTTGCGAAAGGTAATATCTGGGGGGTATTCCCCACGGTAGCGACGGGTTGGGTGGTCAGTGACGAAGAATTTTTTAAAGACCTCAATTATATCAGCTACTTAAAACTAAGGGCTAACTATGGATTGGTAGGTGAAGACCGCGTATTAGCACGGCTATGGCAAGAACGATTCAGTGTCGACCTCGTCAATACAGGCTATCTCTACGGCGAAACACCGGTCGCATCACTCAACCCAACCATTATTGCCAACCCCGATATCTCCTGGGAGAAACACCGTACCTTTAACTTCGGAATAGAATCTCGCTGGTTTGACAACAAACTGAGCTTTGGGTTCGAATATTATCTCCGAAACTCGTACGATGTATTTGACAAAGGTAACGACGAGAATTTCCCGATGTACGCCGGATTCAAAGCTCCAGTCGTCAACTACCAGAAACGGAGAGGCTGGGGTACCGAATTTTCCTTGGGTTACCAAAACACCTTCTCCAACGGATTCAAACTTTCCACCAATATGAACTTTGGCTATTCGGCAAGTTACACTACCCAAATGTACTTCAACAAATTCCAGCTATGGGATTTCTCCTATCCAGACTGGAAGGTGGAAATGGGAACAGACTCCCGTAAATACAACAGTTCAAATTATGGACTGATCTATCAGGATATGTTGCGCACACAACAGGAAGTGGATAATTTCTTGGCCAAAAACCCCAACTATACCATCGATGGCAAAGTACCGCAGGTCGGCTGGACCGTATACGAAGACACCAATGGCGATGGGAAGATCACCGAAAAAGATCTAACCACCATGTTTGATAATACATCGCCGGTTTTTTCAACAGGGATCACCGTTGGCTTGGCTTATAAATCGTTCTCCTTAAACACCAATTTCAGGGCCGTATTTGGCGGAAAAGTATTCTATGAGTCCCAAGCCATGACCGCTCCTACTGCATTCGTGAATGTTCCAAGTTTTTGGGAAGACCATTGGTCGTTGGAAAACCCCAATGGAAAATTCCCACGATATGACGATGCTGCGATGATGAAAAAGTGGAATTCTACCTTCTGGGCAGAAGATGGTACAACCATCCGGATCAACAATATGGTGTTCAACTGGAGTGTCCCTAAAACCTTTACAGATAAGATCAATGTACGCTCGCTCAAGCTGATGCTGTCGGGGAACAACCTATGGACCATTGTCGCACCATTTAAACACCGCGACCCCTATTCCTCTTCTTTGTACAATTATCCCACAATCCGTACCATTTCCTTTGGTTTAAACTTTGGTATTTAA
- a CDS encoding RagB/SusD family nutrient uptake outer membrane protein, with product MKRHFTYIIALLVASSTALMTQSCKDDFFELVDHGGLDARIWDNEGAIEYYLAGTYSMIMPTHPHEVTTNDMQMHYASDENYFSGTNAASKKVLGLSGEITLNDAKYIATKYQGTNIGDNRYFDIARCNNAIAYIPAGTLPPEVKKKFLGQFYALRAIVYFELTRLYGGVPLVLDPQNPDKLELSGRVSAKACFTQIVSDLDAAMTNLDGVTWDDGTGRGKMTKAAAAALKAKALLYWASPQFNPTDNAAHPYEAQRWQTAFQASKEAYELCQAAGRALMPNYNEIFLREGIANTEAVLLRSYSATSPKRYTIVERASRPASEGGAPADYYVPTTLLLKAYRMKDGTPANGDNLLYDDALFWKNRDPRFKNTIVYNGADWPLSGKTGRKQWNYTNADGESSIKSFYCKKFVNPSLSSASVGIFNDIGGNGMDWIEIRFAEVMMNYAESANETGDLALAKELVRSIRQRAGIEQGKYDYGLSLAANKEQMRDLLMNERQIEFAFEGKRYHDLRRTRRMHTLEGTIQTYLFETKSDALKKILEAKNAAGIMNRERLDMNNRDTVLNYFKYPYNLRAESANGAFAFRDYYYFYPLPNTFMSSSPLLEQTIGYEGGTFDPLNN from the coding sequence ATGAAAAGACATTTTACATACATAATAGCCTTATTGGTGGCGTCGAGTACAGCCCTGATGACACAGAGCTGTAAAGATGATTTTTTTGAGCTCGTAGATCATGGTGGTCTGGACGCCCGCATTTGGGACAACGAAGGTGCCATTGAATACTATCTGGCTGGTACCTATAGCATGATTATGCCTACCCATCCGCATGAAGTCACAACAAACGATATGCAGATGCACTATGCCAGTGACGAAAACTACTTTTCGGGAACGAATGCAGCCAGTAAAAAAGTATTGGGTCTGAGTGGAGAAATCACACTTAATGATGCCAAATACATCGCCACCAAATACCAGGGTACCAATATTGGGGATAACCGCTACTTTGACATTGCACGCTGCAACAATGCGATCGCCTATATTCCAGCAGGAACCTTGCCACCAGAGGTCAAGAAGAAATTTTTAGGACAGTTTTATGCCCTACGCGCCATAGTATATTTTGAGCTTACACGGCTCTACGGTGGCGTGCCCCTTGTACTCGATCCTCAAAATCCAGACAAACTGGAGTTAAGTGGTCGGGTATCCGCAAAAGCATGCTTTACACAAATCGTCAGCGACCTGGATGCTGCAATGACGAATTTAGATGGCGTAACCTGGGACGATGGCACTGGCCGTGGTAAAATGACCAAAGCAGCAGCAGCAGCGCTGAAAGCCAAAGCGCTGCTATACTGGGCCAGTCCACAGTTTAATCCAACCGACAATGCAGCGCACCCCTACGAAGCACAACGTTGGCAAACTGCTTTTCAGGCAAGCAAAGAAGCCTATGAACTCTGTCAAGCTGCCGGGCGGGCCTTAATGCCCAACTATAATGAAATCTTTTTAAGAGAAGGCATAGCCAATACAGAAGCGGTACTACTTCGTTCCTATTCTGCCACATCACCTAAGCGTTACACTATTGTCGAACGCGCATCGCGCCCCGCCTCCGAAGGCGGAGCACCAGCAGATTATTATGTTCCGACCACCCTTTTGCTCAAAGCCTATCGCATGAAAGATGGCACACCCGCCAACGGGGATAACCTCCTGTATGATGATGCGCTTTTTTGGAAAAACAGAGATCCACGGTTCAAAAACACCATTGTCTATAACGGTGCAGACTGGCCATTGAGCGGCAAGACCGGACGAAAACAGTGGAACTACACCAATGCAGACGGAGAATCCTCCATAAAATCCTTTTATTGCAAAAAATTTGTCAATCCATCACTTTCATCCGCATCTGTGGGTATTTTCAATGATATAGGCGGCAATGGTATGGACTGGATTGAGATACGATTTGCTGAAGTCATGATGAACTATGCTGAATCAGCAAATGAAACAGGCGATCTGGCACTCGCTAAAGAACTGGTCCGTAGTATCCGGCAACGCGCCGGCATCGAACAGGGGAAATACGATTACGGTTTGTCCCTTGCTGCAAACAAAGAACAGATGCGCGATCTACTGATGAACGAACGGCAAATTGAATTCGCTTTTGAAGGAAAGCGCTATCACGACCTACGACGGACGCGTCGCATGCATACCCTCGAAGGAACGATCCAAACGTATCTGTTCGAAACCAAATCCGATGCTTTAAAGAAAATATTAGAAGCAAAGAACGCTGCCGGGATCATGAATCGCGAGCGTTTAGACATGAATAATAGAGATACCGTATTGAACTACTTCAAATATCCCTACAACTTACGCGCAGAAAGCGCGAATGGAGCCTTTGCTTTCCGCGATTATTATTATTTCTACCCACTTCCAAATACCTTTATGAGCTCCTCACCACTGCTCGAGCAAACAATCGGTTATGAAGGCGGTACATTCGATCCACTAAACAACTAA
- a CDS encoding RagB/SusD family nutrient uptake outer membrane protein, translating to MKNIVKILMLACVISASSCTKLDENAYDVIVAEDFYANKNEVISAVLRPYTHANAWISPSGQDGWWRPAELSADQLAWPTKGRHGEDNGKWKRLHYHTWTVDEGGLNQAWVLMYWGVGLCNSPIDILEKSDVASMGITTEEKNQYIAELKLLRALHYLKLMDLFGNIPITTKAPTTAEEPLPEPSSTKEVFEFIEKEIRDNIDLAPKLSRAMLGRVSQATGYAMLVELYLNAEKWYGQPRWDDCIAAADKLISGDGGGLNGAMELDPNIKDAYAPTNDLSKETIFSIAYDYKKADFSAGFPSEFYHFVQSEIYGGGRNGNNGIVLVPGVFGQYAANDLRKKEWFLSGPMVKFVDGKIVEGSEEYKGEQLVFVDYIRRAKSGGTSSTMSDGEENSGIRFNKYKIGNNVEGNVNGVVIPVNENYNNTDWNVYRLSWIYFAKAEALMRKSGGTASQDAVDLINRCKKRAFADADWAAAQYNTGTLTLDELLAERGREFIFEGFRRRDLIRYGKFHTATWWDHKPTAENKTVFPIPQQQISMNPNLKQNPGY from the coding sequence ATGAAAAATATTGTTAAAATTTTAATGCTGGCGTGCGTCATAAGTGCGTCGAGTTGTACAAAATTGGATGAAAATGCTTACGATGTTATTGTTGCAGAAGATTTTTATGCAAATAAGAATGAAGTAATATCTGCTGTATTGCGACCGTATACCCATGCCAACGCTTGGATATCGCCCTCGGGGCAGGATGGCTGGTGGCGTCCGGCAGAATTATCGGCCGACCAATTGGCCTGGCCAACTAAAGGACGGCATGGAGAAGATAATGGCAAATGGAAGCGCCTGCATTACCATACCTGGACAGTAGATGAAGGTGGGTTGAATCAAGCCTGGGTACTGATGTACTGGGGGGTAGGCTTATGTAATAGCCCCATCGATATTCTAGAAAAATCTGATGTGGCCAGTATGGGGATTACAACGGAAGAAAAGAATCAATACATTGCCGAGCTTAAGCTTTTACGCGCATTGCACTACCTGAAGCTGATGGATCTTTTCGGAAATATTCCGATAACCACAAAAGCGCCGACCACTGCTGAAGAACCCCTTCCGGAGCCCTCTTCTACCAAAGAAGTGTTTGAATTTATTGAGAAAGAAATTCGAGATAATATTGACTTAGCCCCAAAATTATCGCGTGCGATGTTGGGTCGGGTGTCGCAGGCTACAGGGTACGCGATGCTTGTCGAATTATATTTAAATGCTGAGAAATGGTATGGACAGCCGAGATGGGATGACTGTATCGCGGCTGCTGATAAGCTGATATCGGGTGACGGGGGTGGTTTGAATGGTGCCATGGAATTAGATCCGAATATTAAGGACGCTTATGCTCCGACGAATGATCTATCGAAGGAAACCATTTTTTCTATCGCTTACGATTATAAAAAAGCGGATTTTTCGGCGGGTTTTCCAAGTGAATTCTATCATTTTGTGCAGAGTGAAATCTATGGCGGTGGCAGAAATGGAAATAATGGGATTGTGCTGGTACCCGGTGTTTTCGGTCAGTATGCAGCAAATGATCTACGGAAAAAGGAATGGTTTTTAAGTGGTCCGATGGTGAAATTTGTGGACGGTAAAATTGTTGAAGGATCGGAAGAGTATAAAGGTGAACAGCTTGTCTTTGTGGATTATATTCGTCGGGCAAAATCGGGGGGTACATCGTCTACCATGAGTGACGGTGAAGAAAACAGTGGAATCCGATTTAACAAATATAAAATTGGAAATAACGTCGAAGGGAATGTTAACGGTGTCGTTATACCTGTTAATGAAAATTACAATAATACCGATTGGAATGTCTATCGATTAAGCTGGATTTATTTTGCGAAAGCCGAAGCGCTGATGCGCAAAAGCGGCGGTACGGCTTCACAAGATGCAGTTGACTTGATTAATAGGTGCAAAAAACGGGCATTTGCGGATGCCGACTGGGCGGCAGCACAGTACAATACGGGTACGCTGACGTTAGATGAACTTTTGGCGGAGCGTGGGCGTGAGTTTATTTTTGAGGGGTTCAGGAGGCGTGATTTAATCCGTTATGGTAAATTTCATACCGCAACGTGGTGGGATCATAAACCTACTGCTGAAAACAAAACGGTGTTTCCGATACCTCAACAGCAGATATCGATGAATCCCAACTTAAAACAAAATCCTGGTTACTAG
- a CDS encoding SusC/RagA family TonB-linked outer membrane protein — MNNVDLKTVVRLTGKSRLFFSLIVLAGTINHAQSAPKAILESSFLKETKTNQQQLTGKVLDSNGKPIAGVTITVKGTAKSTQSDASGNFTLDAKAGQVLVATSIGYKTKEAFVENSSVSIQLEADQSQLDEVVVVGYGTQRLKEVTSSVAHVSADQFRQSGARNPLDLIQGKVAGLQVSRSGSNPNSGVATQLRGAISVTGSASPLFVIDGIPGGNPDLLQQDDIESVDVLKDGSGAAIYGTSANAGVILITTKRGKPGKSVFNYSNYFRKEFVYNRPDFLTPQEFRDKIASGELNQPDFGHSTDFFDDLINKDNFSQNHNLSLSGGNESTTYRGSVNFRNLEGIAKENSRKEYTVRASINQKGLNDRLNVLMNIATNTNNANLLGGGGWESEATKNPTLSNFNDDGSYRYDRTSTNEFARLFTETSYRKQQTSSLDGKADLTIIEGLKASVFGSVQRNSYIDGAYRALNSEASMEDEDYPGGGYASKSNLLNERYAFEPTLQYNTTVAEKHSITALAGYSYRYEKEEGQSADNRGFINDRFHEDNLSEGQALRDGRANMDSYKNDNTLIAFFGRVNYTYSDKYMAQFILRREGSSKFGANNKWGSFPAVSVGWNISNEDFMQDVDFINNLKLRAGYGETGNTGFSNNASRLTLGGGGKYLYPDGAYRETYGPDRNPNPNLRWETKKETNIGVDFTLFSNKLSGSIDVFQRKTVDLLDTYTTPQPPYIRENVYSNVGTLSSKGIELALSYRAIERENFKWNMDFTASTLKNVMESYSNDIFTVKYKEFGDIGGAGALGNAFTTYEGHRIGEFFGKRFAGFDADGKWLFYNRNGEAVRNDQINNSRDDLNASDLSVIGNAVPKYYLSWTNNFSYKNFDLRVFMRGKFDYDILNTTALSYGNKVWSGNLLRDAFTKYKDIDDTYMYSDYYLESGSHLKIDEVTLGYRFKLKNDSWVNNLRAYMTVQNLATITGYSGNDPDFVLDTGLGNEVNGQRLGIDSRGPYPNTRSLLFGVNFSF, encoded by the coding sequence ATGAACAATGTTGATTTAAAAACAGTGGTGCGCTTGACTGGGAAATCCAGGTTGTTTTTCTCACTGATTGTGCTGGCCGGTACGATCAATCACGCCCAATCCGCTCCCAAAGCCATTTTGGAGAGCAGTTTCCTGAAGGAGACAAAAACTAACCAACAACAATTAACAGGTAAAGTCCTGGACAGCAATGGGAAGCCAATTGCAGGTGTAACGATCACCGTCAAAGGAACTGCTAAAAGTACACAGTCTGATGCATCGGGAAATTTTACGCTGGATGCCAAGGCGGGGCAAGTACTGGTGGCGACTTCGATCGGCTACAAAACCAAAGAAGCCTTTGTGGAGAACAGCAGTGTTTCGATTCAACTCGAGGCTGATCAGAGTCAATTGGATGAAGTGGTGGTTGTCGGATACGGTACACAAAGGTTAAAGGAGGTCACTTCCTCTGTTGCGCACGTGAGCGCCGACCAATTTCGTCAAAGTGGTGCGCGAAATCCCTTAGACCTTATACAGGGTAAGGTGGCTGGTTTACAGGTGTCTAGAAGCGGTTCGAACCCAAATTCAGGCGTGGCGACGCAATTGCGCGGAGCAATTTCTGTGACCGGAAGTGCGAGTCCTTTATTTGTAATCGATGGAATACCTGGCGGAAATCCGGATCTGCTCCAACAGGATGATATCGAGTCTGTGGATGTTTTGAAAGATGGTTCGGGCGCGGCGATCTACGGTACCAGTGCCAACGCAGGTGTCATATTGATTACGACCAAGCGAGGGAAGCCAGGAAAATCGGTCTTTAACTATTCCAATTATTTTCGGAAGGAATTTGTATACAATAGACCTGATTTTTTGACTCCACAGGAATTTAGGGACAAAATTGCATCGGGGGAATTAAACCAGCCGGATTTTGGCCATTCGACAGACTTTTTTGACGATTTGATCAACAAGGATAATTTTTCACAAAATCACAATCTATCCCTGTCTGGTGGCAATGAATCGACCACGTATCGGGGTAGTGTAAATTTCAGAAATCTGGAAGGTATCGCCAAGGAAAATTCGCGGAAGGAATATACGGTGCGCGCCAGCATCAACCAGAAAGGTTTGAATGACCGATTGAATGTATTGATGAACATTGCGACGAATACCAACAATGCGAATCTGTTGGGCGGGGGCGGCTGGGAGAGTGAGGCCACTAAAAATCCTACTTTATCAAATTTTAATGACGATGGGTCGTATCGTTACGACCGCACAAGTACAAATGAATTTGCGCGCTTATTTACAGAAACCAGTTACCGGAAGCAACAGACCTCTTCCCTGGATGGAAAGGCGGATCTTACCATCATCGAGGGACTTAAAGCCAGTGTGTTTGGATCGGTGCAACGCAACTCTTATATCGATGGTGCCTATCGGGCTTTGAACAGTGAAGCGTCTATGGAAGATGAGGATTATCCGGGTGGCGGCTATGCTTCGAAATCGAATTTACTGAATGAGCGGTATGCGTTTGAGCCCACACTGCAATACAACACAACCGTTGCTGAGAAGCATAGCATAACGGCATTAGCTGGTTATAGTTATCGTTATGAGAAAGAGGAGGGGCAGAGTGCAGATAATAGGGGTTTTATAAATGATCGTTTTCATGAGGATAACCTCTCGGAAGGGCAAGCATTACGCGATGGTCGTGCCAATATGGACAGCTACAAGAATGACAATACGTTGATTGCTTTTTTTGGACGGGTAAATTATACGTATTCCGATAAGTATATGGCTCAGTTTATCCTTAGACGAGAAGGTTCTTCTAAATTTGGTGCAAACAATAAGTGGGGGAGTTTTCCTGCCGTATCTGTAGGCTGGAATATCAGCAATGAAGACTTTATGCAGGATGTTGATTTTATCAACAATTTGAAGCTTCGTGCGGGTTATGGAGAAACGGGAAATACAGGGTTTTCCAACAATGCTTCCCGATTGACATTAGGGGGCGGCGGAAAATACCTATACCCCGACGGAGCCTACCGGGAAACCTACGGTCCTGATCGTAACCCCAACCCTAACTTGCGTTGGGAGACAAAAAAGGAGACGAATATCGGTGTTGATTTCACGTTATTCAGCAACAAACTTTCGGGTTCGATTGATGTTTTTCAGCGTAAAACCGTTGACCTGTTGGATACGTACACGACCCCTCAACCACCTTATATACGAGAGAATGTCTATTCCAATGTAGGTACGCTTTCTTCCAAAGGTATTGAACTTGCGCTCAGCTATCGTGCCATTGAACGTGAAAATTTTAAATGGAATATGGACTTTACAGCGAGTACATTAAAGAATGTAATGGAAAGTTATTCGAATGATATTTTTACGGTCAAATATAAGGAGTTTGGGGACATTGGCGGAGCAGGTGCCCTAGGCAACGCATTTACCACCTATGAAGGACATCGCATCGGCGAGTTTTTCGGTAAAAGATTTGCCGGATTTGATGCGGATGGGAAATGGCTGTTTTATAACCGAAATGGTGAGGCGGTAAGAAATGATCAGATCAATAATTCGCGGGATGATCTCAACGCTTCGGATTTATCGGTGATCGGCAATGCTGTACCTAAATATTATCTTTCGTGGACGAATAACTTTTCTTATAAAAACTTTGATCTGAGGGTGTTTATGCGTGGGAAATTTGATTATGACATCTTAAATACGACTGCGCTTTCGTATGGTAATAAAGTGTGGTCGGGCAACTTGTTGAGAGATGCTTTCACCAAATACAAAGACATCGACGATACCTATATGTATTCGGACTACTACCTCGAAAGTGGAAGTCACTTAAAAATTGACGAAGTCACCTTGGGATATCGATTTAAATTAAAAAATGACAGCTGGGTAAATAACTTGCGCGCTTACATGACTGTACAAAACCTGGCAACGATAACCGGTTACTCGGGCAACGATCCGGATTTCGTATTGGATACGGGTTTGGGGAATGAAGTGAATGGGCAACGCTTGGGGATTGACAGCCGTGGTCCTTATCCGAATACGCGGTCGCTTTTGTTTGGTGTAAATTTTAGTTTCTAA
- a CDS encoding helix-turn-helix domain-containing protein, with amino-acid sequence MKTLGKKIRLLRQQKGWTQQEVAKQLDVSIPAFSKMETGITDLNLSRLNQIAKLFNLTLVQLVSNSDTDDIKDYSNEISMLARKLQQKDDEIIQIRKKIIALYEQLEKDTPTL; translated from the coding sequence ATGAAAACATTAGGCAAAAAGATCAGGTTGCTCAGGCAACAAAAAGGTTGGACGCAACAAGAGGTTGCAAAGCAGTTGGACGTTTCAATTCCTGCATTTTCAAAAATGGAAACAGGAATTACAGATCTTAACCTCTCTCGGTTAAATCAAATCGCCAAGTTATTTAATTTGACTTTGGTGCAGCTGGTATCTAATTCGGATACAGACGACATTAAAGATTACAGCAACGAAATAAGCATGCTGGCCCGAAAGCTACAACAAAAAGACGATGAAATTATCCAAATCCGCAAAAAAATCATTGCGCTCTACGAGCAATTAGAAAAAGATACCCCAACACTATAA
- a CDS encoding RNA polymerase sigma factor gives MDITAENKLLISLSHGDEQAFFALYDQYSHALFSTIFRMVKDRQVSEEIVQDVFLKVWQKRSTIDPTRSFKSWIFTIAKNDVISWYRKLAKEAEMQENLYQHFEQLYLMEKEVDIEEKQSALLEKALNTLSERRREIFVLCKIEQKSYEEVAKQLHISVSTVSNAMVKSNQHIRQFVQDHYEEILTILVTFYFF, from the coding sequence ATGGATATTACTGCAGAAAATAAGCTATTGATTTCGCTTTCCCATGGCGACGAACAAGCTTTTTTTGCCTTATACGATCAGTATAGCCATGCCCTATTTTCCACTATTTTTCGAATGGTCAAAGATCGGCAGGTCAGTGAAGAGATCGTGCAGGATGTATTTCTAAAAGTCTGGCAAAAAAGATCGACCATTGACCCCACGCGAAGTTTTAAATCCTGGATTTTTACAATCGCTAAGAATGATGTGATCTCCTGGTATAGAAAATTAGCGAAGGAAGCCGAGATGCAGGAAAATTTATACCAGCATTTCGAACAGCTCTACCTGATGGAAAAAGAAGTTGATATCGAAGAAAAACAGTCCGCATTATTAGAAAAAGCGCTCAACACCCTAAGTGAGCGAAGAAGAGAAATATTTGTGCTGTGCAAAATAGAGCAGAAAAGCTACGAAGAGGTTGCTAAGCAATTGCATATTTCTGTATCCACCGTGAGTAATGCCATGGTCAAATCCAACCAACATATCCGCCAATTTGTGCAAGACCATTATGAAGAGATTTTAACAATTCTTGTCACATTCTATTTTTTTTAA